The genomic stretch CATTCATAATAACCATTCATGGACCCCAGTAATATTATTGTCCGTCGCTATCGATGTCATCTGTCATTATCaattgaaatattattttttttatatttttattgataaaatcgataatgttaggataaataaatttagatattttatttttataaatataaaaaatattaatatgtattttttaagtaaaaaaaattaaaatactaagaTGTATAACAATAAAGGTAATATTACATCGAGGTGTTGTAACGCAAGTTAATACGTAATTAGTCCGTTTGCTCGTTTTGCCGAAACGACGACGAGTTATATCACAACTCGGAGTAGGTCAAGACGGCGCATCGAAGACGCCGTAACATTATGCGTTTCCCACCTTCCCATCAACTCTAccgcctcttctcctcttcttccacctCTTCAACCGCCGCCGCCTCTGTCCACCTCCCTTCCGCCTTCCCCGCGGCTGATCCATCTACCACTCTCGACCTTGATACCATCTTAGAAACCCTCACTAGCTACGCCAGTGACTGGCAGCGGGCCCTCGATTTCTTCCACTGGTcctcggccgccgccgccgcgggcgGCCCGACCCACACTGCCGCCGCTCTTTCCCGGACCATCGATATCCTCGGCAAGCACTTCGAGTTCCCCCTCGCTTGGAGCCTCCTCTCCTCTCACCCCCTCTCCCCTCCCGACCTCCTCCGCCCCTCGTTCCGCGCCCTTTTCAACCGCCTTGCCGCCGCGCACCTCGTTGACGATGCCCTTACCGCCTTCGACCGCGCCGCCGCCCAACACGGCCTCCGTGATCGTGTTACCTTCCACCTCCTCGTCGATGCCCTCTGCGACCACCGCCATGCGGCCGAGGCCGAGGAGATCTGCCTCCGTTCCAAAACGCCGCCTTTCCCACCCGACACCAAGACTTACAATCTCCTCCTCCGGGGATGGCTCAAGATGGGATGGTGGAGCAAGTGCCGCGAGTTCTGGGAGGAGATGGATCGGAAAAGGGTGGAGAAGGACCTCCATTCATACTCCATCTACATGGATATCCTCTCCAAGGCTGGGAAACCGTGGAAGGCTGTCAAATTATACAAAGAGATGAAGAAAAAAGGGTTCCTTTTAGACGTCGTTGCGTATAACACAGTTATCCAGGCGATTGGGCTTTCACAAGGTGTCGATTTCTCAGTTAGAATGTACAGGGAGATGCTTGATTCTGGTTGCAAGCCTAACGTTGCGACCTTCAACACGATCATAAAGTTGCTGTGCCAGGAGGGGAGGTTCAGGGAGGGGTATGCTTTTGTTGATCAGATGAGGAAAAAGGGTTGTGAGCCAAATGCGATGACTTACCACTGCTTCTTTCAGAATCTGAGTAGGCCACAGGAGATTCTTGGGCTGTTTGATAAGATGATAAGGAGTGGTTGCCGGCCGAAGATGGATACCTATGTGATGCTGATGAGCAAGTTTGGAAGGTGGGGGTTTCTCAGGCCGGTGTTTATGATTTGGAACTCAATGTTGGAGCATGGCTGTAGCCCGGATGCATTTGCTTATAATGCATTGATTGATGCATTATTGCAGAAGGGGATGGTTGACATGGCTCGGAAATACGATGAGGAGATGGTGGCAAAGGGGCTCTCACCAAAGCCAAGGAAAGTGTTGGGGACCAACGGGCCGGGTATGCAGGCtgatgatgatcatgatgatgTAACTCATGTCTTTTGAGGGCACAAATAAAAGAGAATTCAGGCACATAATGCATGGCATTCTTATTTATGATTGACCTCATGGATGAGAACTTGCGTCTGATAATTATTGATGCGCCtatgttattaaaaaaaaattcagaggTGTTTGCACAGTTACAAAAAATTTGGATATGCTATAATACTTGAGGTCATCAAAATAGAAGGTCATAATTGGATGTATTATTGTAGCAGGAATTAACAGCTGGATACTCCAATTACCCAGAAAGCTACTGTCTTGTATGTGTTGCTTAGATTCAGTGTTTAAGTTTTTCTTATAATACTTGAATATTCCTTCTTAATCatagtttttcttcctttttgaatAAGATGGCAGTTTTCTATAGGGTTTCTTCTTTCATAGCATTGAATAAGATGcttgtttaatgatttgctagAATTACATTTTTCACTTATATCACTTGTCAGGAGTAATACAAATCTCATTAGTTCCAGTCAGCAGATATTTAGTTGCTATCCATGTCCCCTATCTTGAAATTTGAATTTTAAACACATCTTTCTCACAGAATTACGTATGTAGAATACCTTTGGTACTATTGGAATCTGTGTTTGTTGCAGTTGAAAATCACATTCTGCcttttttaca from Musa acuminata AAA Group cultivar baxijiao chromosome BXJ1-3, Cavendish_Baxijiao_AAA, whole genome shotgun sequence encodes the following:
- the LOC135627610 gene encoding pentatricopeptide repeat-containing protein At1g80550, mitochondrial-like; this translates as MRFPPSHQLYRLFSSSSTSSTAAASVHLPSAFPAADPSTTLDLDTILETLTSYASDWQRALDFFHWSSAAAAAGGPTHTAAALSRTIDILGKHFEFPLAWSLLSSHPLSPPDLLRPSFRALFNRLAAAHLVDDALTAFDRAAAQHGLRDRVTFHLLVDALCDHRHAAEAEEICLRSKTPPFPPDTKTYNLLLRGWLKMGWWSKCREFWEEMDRKRVEKDLHSYSIYMDILSKAGKPWKAVKLYKEMKKKGFLLDVVAYNTVIQAIGLSQGVDFSVRMYREMLDSGCKPNVATFNTIIKLLCQEGRFREGYAFVDQMRKKGCEPNAMTYHCFFQNLSRPQEILGLFDKMIRSGCRPKMDTYVMLMSKFGRWGFLRPVFMIWNSMLEHGCSPDAFAYNALIDALLQKGMVDMARKYDEEMVAKGLSPKPRKVLGTNGPGMQADDDHDDVTHVF